AACACCACACAGAGCACAATGATCTTATCACGAGAAGGCTTCACGATAGACGTGATTGCGCGATGGCTTCGAAACTCCGTCCTCAACCCATACCTGTCGATCCCCTTTGCCGCCGGTCTGGCCGTGGTCTCGGCCAGGAAGAACGGAGCGGCTGGGCTGTCGGACCTTCATTTGGACATGGCCCACCGCGTCGCGTTCCTCGCGGCCCTGGCGAGCTTCGTCCTGTCCACCACCGAGTACCTCAACAAGTGGTCCGCCAACAActggacgacggacgacacCTGGGACTTTGACAAGGAGATCGTCGTCGTGacgggcggcagcagcggcatcgGCCAGAGCATCGTCAGGCACATTCTGTCGAGGAACCCAcgcgccaccgtcgtcgtcgtcgacctcgcgccCCTGTCGTGGGAGCCCCCGCGAGGGTCCGACAACGTCCACTACTTCCGGTGCGACCTGACCGACACCAGGGCGCTCAAGGCGCTCTGCGACCGCATCCGCGCTGAGGTCGGCGATCCcaccgtcctcgtcaacaacgcGGGCATCGCACGGGGAAGCACCGTCATGGAGGGGTCCtacgccgacgtcgagctgaCCGTCAAGACGAACCTCGTCGCGCCGTTCCTGCTGACCAAGGAGTTTCTGCCGCACATGGTCCGCAACAACCACGGCCACATCGTCAACGTCGGGTCGATGAGCTCCGTGGTCCCGCCGGTGAGGATCGCCGACTACTCGGCCACCAAGGCCGGGCTGACGGCGATGCAcgaggtgagtgagtgagcgagcgagtgagcgagtgagcGAGCCAGCCCGTAgctggggagggggttgttgttgtttaTGCGCTCTGACTTTCGAACTTTGCTGATTCGGGACTCAACTACCAAGGCGCTCCAACTCGAGTTGAAGTACATTCACAAAGCGCCCAAGGTCCGACAGACGCTCGGCATCTTCGGCTTCATCCGGACGCCGCTCGTGCCCTTCGACCCCGGCCAGCCGCACTTCATGATGCCCCTGCTCCACGTCGACTCCGTGGGGGAGGCCATCGTCAACTCGCTGTACAGCGGCCTCGGGAGGACCATCTACCTGCCCGGCATCATGTCGCCCGTGACAGTCTTGGTGAGCATGAATGGCATCAATCATTCCGTACGTGCGGGGGACCACCACGCTGACAAGAACTCACTCACAGAGGGCCGGCCCGGAGTGGCTGTGGCGGCTTGCGCGGGAGACCACGGCGAGCGCCAAGGACATTACCTACACGCCGCGGCAGAAGATCAACGACGCGACGGGTCGGTTGGAGATGGCTGTTTCCgcaaaggaggaggaggactgGGCCTAGTCGAGATGGTGTTGGGGATTGTTCGTGGGGTTGTTATGCCAAATACGTTTGTTTTAAGACAACAGTTTTCGACAGGTTTAGAGCCCCCCTTCATCATGCACAAACGGTTGTAAGACGCTTATCTTGTTGTGTCTCACAACGACAACCaaaacaacccccccctctctctctgtcaGTGAGAAGAGCTGTCGATATGTGATGAGCTGCAGCTATTGGGCCATGAAGCGGAGCAGCACAACCCGATCGAGACGAGCCGGCGTCGCGTTTCCCCTGCAAGAATGGGACTCCGGCCCCCAAAGCGGTGCGCTCTTCGTCTAACTCATGTGCCCAGATCAACTAGACTGCATTCGTATCCAAGTGATCCAGACCGAGAGCGTCCAAGACACCAAAGATGTGCACCCATCTCCacgtcccccccccttcccggTTCAGTTATTGACCCCCACCTGGTGGCTCGATCACACGAGCTCTTTGCCCAGTCACCGCTTGCTGTGCATGTGTGTATGGCCATGTGAGCCGCCTCTGAGAAAGCAGCACATGGGGTTTCATAAACCGGAGCTGCCCACTTCTTGCCACCCTCTGACAGCATGCATAACAACCGCAAGGACATGGGACGAGCCGAGGCACGATCAACCCGGACGATCTAGTGTAGGTCGTCGGGGTCGTCtacgcccccccctccgttCCGTTGGTTGCTTCTTGAGGCTGAACGTTCAACCACAAATCCGCACAAagtcgaagccgaagccACAGACGCGGAAGCTTTAATTCTACACACGTTGGCCTTCACAACAAGAACAACCTCCTGGCAGATATGTCCAAGACGGCAGACCCCCCCAGCTACACTCAGTTCGCCTGCGTGGGCACCGGCTTCTCCGCCATCGGGCTCGGGGCCACGCTGAAGAGGTGGTATGGCATCGGTGACATCCGCTTCTTCGAACGGCACAGCCAACTGGGCGGAACGTGGTTCATCAACCAATATCCCGGTACGAGAAGCTTTCCCATAACATCGCATATCGACCGCAATCTTCGCCCCTTAGGGGGGGGTGCTGACCCTCTCTGATATCAACCAACAACACTAACCCTCCACCCCAGGATGCGCGTGTGACGTGCCCAGCGCGCTGTACAGCTTCTCCTTCGAGCCGAACCCGGACTGGAGCCGCGTGCTGTCCCCCCAGCGCGAGCTGTGGCAGTACCTccacgacgtcgccgccaagtACGGCCTCATCGACAAGATGcgcttcggcgtcgacgtcgagcgcTGCGAGTGGTCCGAGGCGCGCGGCCGCTGGCGCATGacgctccgccgccgcgacaCGGGCGACGTCTCCCTCCACGAGTGCCAGttcctcttcgccgccacGGGCCAGCTCATGCAGCcccgcgagctcgacgtccccggcgccgcccgcttCCGGGGCCGCGTCCTCCACTCGTCCCGCTGGGACGacaccgtcgacgtcgagggcaagcgcgtcgtcgtctt
The genomic region above belongs to Colletotrichum higginsianum IMI 349063 chromosome 2, whole genome shotgun sequence and contains:
- a CDS encoding Short-chain dehydrogenase; this encodes MILSREGFTIDVIARWLRNSVLNPYLSIPFAAGLAVVSARKNGAAGLSDLHLDMAHRVAFLAALASFVLSTTEYLNKWSANNWTTDDTWDFDKEIVVVTGGSSGIGQSIVRHILSRNPRATVVVVDLAPLSWEPPRGSDNVHYFRCDLTDTRALKALCDRIRAEVGDPTVLVNNAGIARGSTVMEGSYADVELTVKTNLVAPFLLTKEFLPHMVRNNHGHIVNVGSMSSVVPPVRIADYSATKAGLTAMHEALQLELKYIHKAPKVRQTLGIFGFIRTPLVPFDPGQPHFMMPLLHVDSVGEAIVNSLYSGLGRTIYLPGIMSPVTVLVSMNGINHSRAGPEWLWRLARETTASAKDITYTPRQKINDATGRLEMAVSAKEEEDWA